One genomic segment of Kocuria rhizophila DC2201 includes these proteins:
- a CDS encoding queuosine precursor transporter translates to MSSHATPPRGSTHPAPAAAATATSRPSTAAPAFAHRPRTYFDLILAAYCVILVLSNIGATKGVQFGPVITDGGFFLFPLAYVLGDVVSEVYGFRAARKAILTSFVFGAFASVVFWIVIILPAAPFYENQGAFEAVLGPVPLIVAASLLGYLVGQLLNAYVMVKVKQRTQEKHLWARLISSTMVGELVDTLIFCTIAAPIIGIDSWSGFLNYVLVGYVYKCLVEVVIMPVTYAAIAWIKRREPSYAESAPLQG, encoded by the coding sequence GTGTCTTCCCACGCCACCCCGCCCCGCGGCTCCACGCACCCCGCACCCGCCGCTGCGGCCACTGCCACATCCCGGCCCTCCACCGCGGCGCCCGCCTTCGCGCACCGTCCCCGCACGTACTTCGACCTGATCCTGGCCGCGTACTGCGTCATCCTGGTGCTCTCCAACATTGGCGCCACGAAGGGTGTGCAGTTCGGCCCGGTCATCACGGACGGCGGGTTCTTCCTCTTCCCTCTGGCCTACGTGCTGGGGGACGTGGTCTCCGAGGTCTACGGCTTCCGCGCGGCCCGCAAGGCGATCCTCACCTCGTTCGTCTTCGGCGCGTTCGCGTCGGTGGTGTTCTGGATCGTGATCATCCTGCCCGCCGCCCCGTTCTACGAGAACCAGGGGGCGTTCGAGGCTGTGCTGGGCCCTGTGCCGCTGATCGTCGCGGCGTCCCTGCTGGGCTACCTGGTGGGCCAGCTGCTCAACGCGTACGTGATGGTCAAGGTCAAGCAGCGCACCCAGGAGAAGCACCTGTGGGCGCGGCTGATCTCCTCCACCATGGTGGGTGAACTGGTGGACACCCTCATCTTCTGCACGATCGCCGCGCCCATCATCGGCATCGACTCGTGGTCCGGGTTCCTCAACTACGTGCTCGTGGGCTACGTGTACAAGTGCCTCGTGGAGGTGGTGATCATGCCGGTCACCTACGCCGCGATCGCGTGGATCAAGCGCCGCGAGCCCAGCTACGCGGAGTCGGCCCCGCTGCAGGGCTGA
- a CDS encoding MBL fold metallo-hydrolase yields the protein MSAQPDYTVPGVLHRVSACAGMVLAPNPGPMTLDGTNTWILSAPGSGPEHPNYGQHPSAQGRGEWPGPDVVVVDPGPLDEDHLQAVAATGRVVLILVTHRHRDHTDGIDRLHEITGAPVRAALPEFCRDSGEPLRDGDFVLAAGVSIRVLATPGHTSDSVSFLLHHDEPETILTGDTVLGRGTTMIDHPDGTLGDYLRSLERLGRRSGAMGLPAHGAPLPGLQDACDELAEHRLERLEQVRGVVADLGERASVETVTDAVYPDVPAEVRRAAEHSIAAQLAHLDHLGR from the coding sequence GTGAGCGCCCAGCCCGACTACACCGTCCCCGGCGTGCTGCACCGCGTGAGCGCGTGCGCCGGGATGGTCCTTGCGCCGAATCCCGGGCCCATGACCCTGGACGGCACCAACACCTGGATCCTCTCCGCCCCCGGCTCAGGGCCCGAGCACCCGAACTACGGGCAGCACCCGTCCGCGCAGGGGCGGGGCGAGTGGCCGGGGCCGGACGTCGTCGTCGTGGACCCGGGACCCCTGGACGAGGACCACCTTCAGGCCGTGGCCGCCACCGGCAGGGTCGTGCTGATCCTGGTGACGCACCGCCACAGGGACCACACGGACGGCATCGACCGCCTGCACGAGATCACCGGCGCCCCCGTGCGCGCCGCGCTGCCCGAGTTCTGCCGGGACAGCGGCGAGCCTCTGCGGGACGGGGACTTCGTGCTGGCGGCAGGCGTGAGCATCCGCGTGCTCGCCACCCCGGGCCACACCTCGGACTCCGTCTCGTTCCTGCTGCACCACGACGAGCCCGAGACCATCCTCACCGGGGACACCGTCCTGGGCCGCGGCACCACCATGATCGACCACCCGGACGGCACCCTGGGCGACTACCTGCGCTCCCTCGAACGCCTGGGCAGGCGCTCCGGCGCGATGGGCCTGCCCGCCCACGGTGCACCCCTGCCGGGCCTGCAGGACGCGTGCGACGAGCTCGCCGAGCACCGGCTGGAGCGCCTGGAGCAGGTGCGCGGCGTCGTCGCGGACTTGGGCGAGCGCGCGAGCGTGGAAACCGTCACGGACGCCGTCTACCCGGACGTCCCCGCCGAGGTGCGCCGCGCGGCCGAGCACTCCATCGCGGCCCAGCTCGCGCACCTCGACCACCTCGGCCGCTGA
- a CDS encoding DUF6176 family protein produces MIVEMTRFRVRPGAEERAAEWMNFLRSNPEAFRETLEPEQMYVETIFSEVLDSVMYLYWYSVQGEGRRSVLESEHWLDAKHLEFWRECIDPEFPPQELTPQVHMAPERVEAAMRPRG; encoded by the coding sequence ATGATCGTCGAGATGACCCGCTTCCGAGTGCGGCCCGGCGCGGAAGAACGCGCAGCCGAGTGGATGAATTTTCTCCGTTCGAACCCGGAGGCTTTCCGGGAAACACTCGAACCGGAACAGATGTACGTGGAGACGATCTTCAGCGAAGTTCTCGACAGTGTCATGTACCTCTACTGGTATTCCGTTCAGGGTGAGGGCCGGCGATCCGTGTTGGAGTCGGAGCACTGGCTCGACGCGAAGCACCTGGAGTTCTGGCGCGAGTGCATCGACCCGGAATTCCCGCCCCAGGAGCTGACTCCCCAGGTGCACATGGCACCGGAGAGGGTGGAGGCGGCGATGCGGCCGCGTGGCTGA
- a CDS encoding AraC family transcription regulator, whose translation MTDQAHLGREFKSAFGITPGDYRSTCSAAQRHP comes from the coding sequence ATGACGGACCAGGCCCACTTGGGCCGAGAGTTCAAGTCGGCCTTCGGGATCACCCCCGGCGACTACAGATCCACATGCAGTGCCGCGCAGCGGCACCCCTGA